One genomic segment of Helianthus annuus cultivar XRQ/B chromosome 14, HanXRQr2.0-SUNRISE, whole genome shotgun sequence includes these proteins:
- the LOC110908686 gene encoding uncharacterized protein LOC110908686, whose product MAAAYFSRNRLRLGFLFVVLGVCLLSCAARQPSTQKLKVHKHLKRLNKKPVKTIQSPDGDFIDCVHITQQPAFDHPFLKDHKIQMRPNYHPEGLYDDNKVKTESNERENSIKQLWHVNGMCPEDTIPIRRTKEDDVLRASSVKRYGKKKHTSIVDPRIIPKSADPDLVNESGHQHAIAYVEGEKFYGAKATMNVWEPKIQQPNEFSLSQIWILGGSFGEDLNSIEAGWQVSPDLYGDNNTRLFTYWTSDAYQATGCYNLLCSGFIQINNNIAMGASISPVSAYRNSQYDISILVWKDQKEGNWWMQFGNGYVLGYWPSFLFSYLADSASMIEWGGEVVNSEPDGQHTTTQMGSGRFPEEGFGKASYFRNIQVVDKENNLKAPKEIGTFTEQSNCYDVQTGSNSDWGHYFYYGGPGKNPNCP is encoded by the exons ATGGCAGCTGCGTATTTTAGCAGAAACCGGTTGAGGTTGGGGTTCTTGTTCGTTGTTTTGGGTGTGTGCTTGCTATCTTGCGCCGCTAGACAGCCTTCTACTCAAAAACTTAAAGTTCATAAGCATCTAAAACGCCTCAATAAAAAACCTGTCAAGACCATTCAG AGTCCAGATGGGGATTTCATTGATTGTGTGCACATCACTCAGCAACCAGCTTTTGATCACCCATTTCTCAAAGATCACAAAATTCAG ATGAGGCCTAATTATCATCCAGAAGGGCTTTATGATGACAACAAAGTGAAAACAGAGTCCAATGAAAGAGAAAACTCAATCAAGCAGCTGTGGCACGTGAATGGCATGTGCCCTGAAGACACAATACCTATCAGAAGAACAAAAGAAGATGATGTTTTGAGAGCAAGTTCTGTTAAAAGATATGGAAAGAAGAAACATACAAGCATTGTTGATCCTAGAATCATCCCTAAATCTGCAGATCCAGATCTTGTTAATGAAAGTGGTCATCAG CATGCAATAGCTTATGTTGAAGGAGAAAAATTCTATGGAGCAAAAGCAACAATGAATGTTTGGGAACCAAAGATTCAACAACCGAACGAGTTTAGCTTGTCTCAGATTTGGATTTTGGGTGGTTCTTTTGGTGAAGATCTTAACAGCATTGAGGCCGGTTGGCAG GTCAGCCCGGATCTTTACGGTGATAACAACACAAGATTGTTCACTTACTGGACT AGCGACGCGTATCAAGCGACGGGTTGCTACAATCTACTATGCTCAGGTTTCATTCAAATCAACAACAACATAGCAATGGGAGCAAGCATCTCCCCTGTTTCTGCATATAGGAATTCACAATATGATATCAGTATCCTTGTCTGGAAG GATCAAAAGGAGGGAAACTGGTGGATGCAATTCGGGAACGGTTACGTGTTGGGCTACTGGCCATCCTTCTTGTTTTCATATTTAGCCGACAGTGCGTCGATGATCGAGTGGGGAGGCGAGGTCGTTAACTCAGAGCCCGACGGGCAGCACACGACAACACAAATGGGCAGCGGGCGGTTTCCGGAAGAAGGGTTCGGAAAAGCTAGCTATTTCAGAAACATTCAAGTTGTTGACAAAGAAAATAACCTCAAGGCTCCTAAAGAAATAGGCACTTTCACAGAGCAATCCAACTGTTATGATGTTCAAACTGGGAGCAATAGTGATTGGGGTCACTACTTTTACTATGGAGGCCCTGGTAAAAACCCAAATTGCCCTTAA